The nucleotide sequence GATTCTAATAGATTATCTGCCCTTAATcgaatcctaatttttttttcaaaaaaatcttgactgatatgGACTTACAAATTTCGAGCAATAATAGCTaggccttaagtctgaagcccgttaTTATATGCTATTTCCAAAAGTTCTTTCGGttctttcacatcatttaccgtttaccggttcacaaccgatttcaaccggtttataaatcactcaaatgaTCGTCAAAAATAGCGGAAGTGTAATTCAATcgattttcctgaaaaatattgcTTGCCGGTTCATTATAGGTTCATAGTCGATCGGAACCGATTTAGAATTGCCGAAAagttcaagaccttttcaaaaagaccaaaatttaccccaatcggttgagaaataatgCTCTAGAACTTATTTAACCTTTTTGGGACGGACAGTCTAATAGTGACGCCAAAAAAATTCGAATCTTCAGATTTCCAAATTCTATCAAAAAAATATGACcccataatataaaaataatttgagtatgcagatgaaaaaaaaatcgttggatttcaaacagtttgatgcccgaattttactctaattcgggtgacatttcggtcccaaatgcccgaatttgagagagtaaTGTATTTCATTGGAGTTTTCGcctaattaaacaattttcaatgcAAAATTGTGAAGGTTTCCAAATAATTGAATGCTCccctttcaattttcaattttattcaaaatagttttttttaattctgtaaAAATTTTAAGGATCGATTAATCTTGCGTTTGGATCTAATATTGTTAACAAACTATTCATTATTTGAAAAAGTTgaagttaattatttttaaataaaattgaaatatgttttctatttttttaaattttgttaagctttctttactaaaaaaaaaggatttttttgttcaaacgatttaaaaatattttaattggacACTTTTCTCTAAAAAGTCTTTCTAAAGCATTGTGTatggtaaatgtgccaaatttcggcatagttgcatgcaagcgccaaagtcttaagtctcaaatgtaatgtttttaatgcaaattttatatttttattacttctttttaagaagtGTCGCTTGCAACCTCATAGAcagtttattgtttttatttactctaaaatcattcttaatgcattttaaaataaataataatgtaaacggcattggtggcctattctggccaccttcattctcatagttccttgcccttcgggaattcttccaatgcctttttcagttCATCTTCCTcatcgaagcgatattttttgttcttttttttgcattgcataatctctaaagtatgcaaaaactaaaaattcatggaaattcgaggaacaaaaaaggtggccggaattgcaagctggatgGAATTTAGCATACTTACCCTAAGTTTTGACGAGAATTATttctattcaattcaattcaatagaGTTACCTGTAACCTCAATAGCGAGAGAAGCAGCAAATGATGGGTTTGCCCGTCGACTGCGTTAACAATTGTCAAATACGTCGCTTactctttttttctaatttttccaaaaattgaaaTCAAAAACATTCTGAACTGAGCAATTTTTCTTGTCTGGGAGCTCATCAAACGacgataaatcaatttaaaaaaaaatctataaaactCTTTAAATGacgaaaaagtaaataaatagcagggaaaataaaatcaagacaCAATAATAAAAGTCGTTATGCGAAATCTTGTTGTCTGAGTTTTGtgccttaaaaaaaacaaagaaataatCAAGAGAGGACAACTTTGAAGGAtatcccaaaaaaaatattaatatagcgaaaatttcaaatttcttgTCATGTTTTCTCTGTGGACAAAGTGAGAATAAAAAATGGAAtggattaagaagaaaaaagcacaagtgtaaaaagaaaataaacttgAATGGATATATTCTGACATGATACtaaatacattttctttttccatttgattttttccaagagaaaaaaaattgtttatgccTCCTCcttgttcttcttcttcttctttttcttcttgggCGGCTCTGCAGATTCCTCCTCGCCATTGTCCATCGTGGTGTCCTGACCATTCTCACTCTTCATGGAGACGTCTCCGTTCTCGGCAGCTGCAcgcttcttctttttctttttcttcttctcggCCTTTTGGAGCTCATCATTGAGGGCCATGGCTTCCTCCATGACTTCAGTGTTCTTCCGGGGAGGCTCTCCGGACTCGTAGAACTTCAGGCGGTCCTCAACTTGCTGCTTCAGGGCGTCCCCGAAGACATTTGAAGGAGCTTCGGTGAAGCAATCAATTCTCGAGGCGATTGCGCATTTATTGGCCAGGAATCGTGAGATTCTGCCCTTGTTCTTCACGCCAGCCCGACCGATGTAGGTCGAGTGGTAGAGAAGACCGTACTTGGGAGTGTTAGTGCGTGTCTTGAGGGCTCTGAAGAGAGCTTTCTCAGCTCCAAGGATCTGAACTGTCGAAGCTGGATATTTGGCGAGATTTGTGAGACTGCCAGCCTTGGAAATGAGCCTAGCACCAACCTGATCGCCAATCAGGGATTGCAAATTAGGCGCAACATTGCCCATTTTCGAATGCAGATACTCAGCCAGTTGCTTCCGGTAATCAGAAAGCCTGACTACCCTTCCGGCAAACATTTGGATATTCATCAAATCCACCACGGATATATCCATTCCCATCGACATTTTCGAGGCATCAACAATGGCTTGAGCCTTCTCCGTGTCCATCAGGATCTCCTCTAGCTCTGCCACGGATTCCTGCGTCAGACTCTTCCGATCCTTGATATACTGCGCAACTTTTGCATACATATGGTTATCAGGGACAATTTTCACAAGTTCCGGGAAGTGATATGAGTACCATTCCCTAATCCTCATGCTGAATGTATTGATATCCTTGTCCAGAAGATCCAGCAGAGCAATCGATTGGATGATCATGTTATCCGATCGATGGACATTAAACTTAACTTTAGCCCTTGAGTAGCTATGCCCCAGTCCCAACTGAGCCACACCTGCACTTTTGGGTGTAAATCCCTTCACCATGCTGGCAAAGTGCATACGGATCCCTCTCAAGATCTCCGGAACTGCCCCCGTGTGACTACACTGAATTCCCAGTGCTTCAACAATTGCAGCACCAATTTTGCTATCTGCCACCCCCAATGTGACCTTTTTCTTCTTCACCGGTAGAGCAGTGTCCAGGAAAACTGCCAAATCCTGTGGCAGAATTCCCTCAGACACAGCATTGGCATTCTCAAGGGCAGACACGGCGGTCTTAAAGGGAGAGAAACTTACCAGTTTCACAATGGCATTGAAGCGACTGAGATCCGTCACGGATGCCTCCACCTGGGGCAGAAGCATCGACACTTCCTCGAATTCATTCACAGAAAACAGCCCAAAGCCCGCTGCGTGCTCGTAAAGCACAAACAATTTCGCCTGCaatttgaggttaggttcaattattatttttcaacattttcatcaatattacaCCAAGTCTTGCAATTTTACACATTTAAACACATAAAGAACTCTTTTTCCaattatttttgacaaaatttccaacaatttgataataaatagaagcaaaataagcgaaaatcccTGAAGCACATTCAGGAAGTAAATATTGCaagactttttaaaattctcaagaaaaccATGCAAGACTCGCA is from Phlebotomus papatasi isolate M1 chromosome 1, Ppap_2.1, whole genome shotgun sequence and encodes:
- the LOC129799564 gene encoding nucleolar protein 56 → MAKLFVLYEHAAGFGLFSVNEFEEVSMLLPQVEASVTDLSRFNAIVKLVSFSPFKTAVSALENANAVSEGILPQDLAVFLDTALPVKKKKVTLGVADSKIGAAIVEALGIQCSHTGAVPEILRGIRMHFASMVKGFTPKSAGVAQLGLGHSYSRAKVKFNVHRSDNMIIQSIALLDLLDKDINTFSMRIREWYSYHFPELVKIVPDNHMYAKVAQYIKDRKSLTQESVAELEEILMDTEKAQAIVDASKMSMGMDISVVDLMNIQMFAGRVVRLSDYRKQLAEYLHSKMGNVAPNLQSLIGDQVGARLISKAGSLTNLAKYPASTVQILGAEKALFRALKTRTNTPKYGLLYHSTYIGRAGVKNKGRISRFLANKCAIASRIDCFTEAPSNVFGDALKQQVEDRLKFYESGEPPRKNTEVMEEAMALNDELQKAEKKKKKKKKRAAAENGDVSMKSENGQDTTMDNGEEESAEPPKKKKKKKKNKEEA